The proteins below are encoded in one region of Sminthopsis crassicaudata isolate SCR6 chromosome 1, ASM4859323v1, whole genome shotgun sequence:
- the CDC34 gene encoding ubiquitin-conjugating enzyme E2 R1 — protein sequence MARPLVPSSQKALLLELKGLQEEPVEGFRVTLVDEGDLYNWEVAIFGPPNTYYEGGYFKARLKFPIDYPYSPPAFRFLTKMWHPNIYETGDVCISILHPPVDDPQSGELPSERWNPTQNVRTILLSVISLLNEPNTFSPANVDASVMYRKWKDSKGKDREYTDIIRKQVLGTKVDAERDGVKVPTTLAEYCVKTKAPAPDEGSDLFYDDYYEDDDMEEEADSCYGDDEDDSGTEES from the exons ATGGCCCGGCCGCTGGTGCCCAGCTCGCAGAAGGCGCTGCTCCTGGAGCTTAAGGGGCTGCAGGAGGAGCCGGTCGAGGGCTTCCGGGTGACCCTGGTGGACGAGGGCGACCTGTACAACTGGGAGGTGGCCATCTTCGGGCCCCCCAACACCTACTACGAGGGCGGCTACTTCAAG GCCCGCCTCAAGTTTCCTATTGATTACCCCTACTCCCCTCCAGCTTTCCGGTTCCTCACAAAAATGTGGCACCCGAACATCTATGAG ACTGGGGATGTTTGTATCTCAATCCTCCACCCTCCAGTAGATGATCCCCAGAGTGGAGAGCTTCCCTCTGAGCGATGGAACCCCACCCAAAATGTCAG GACCATCCTCCTGAGCGTGATCTCCCTCCTAAATGAGCCCAACACCTTCTCACCAGCCAACGTGGATGCTTCCGTGATGTACAGGAAATGGAAAGACAGCAAAGGGAAGGACCGGGAATATACAGACATCATCCG GAAGCAGGTCCTGGGGACCAAGGTCGATGCGGAACGGGATGGGGTCAAGGTGCCCACAACATTGGCGGAGTACTGTGTGAAGACCAAGGCCCCTGCGCCGGACGAGGGCTCGGACCTCTTCTACGATGACTACTACGAGGACGACGATATGGAGGAAGAGGCCGACAGCTGCTATGGTGATGACGAGGACGACTCCGGCACGGAGGAGTCCTGA
- the TPGS1 gene encoding tubulin polyglutamylase complex subunit 1, with the protein MGDDDAASSQHGWTTVSCTAPCQDGGTSGPGRPAGKMAEKRRPTAPVAGTSEARRASPARGLATESEEEFLRQAGVTAMLRAALLKVLEARPDEPLPFLAHYFDNLGLRSPANGGAGEPPGLLLLQQQRIGRALWHLRLAHHSQRTAFNNNVSVAYECLSASGRKKRPGLDGRTYSELLKRICRDGEAPEEIVSPLLRKIQCRDHEAVPFDIFRYGMLTCFVLLEFVSRADALYEVLDDSGQADRRVCQAVLDTLEGALLAGDFEAPSRYLEAGSQLGPDCLALAMDRALLARKPNSSMLRDEFLEKAATLFIAKVRPVG; encoded by the exons ATGGGCGACGATGATGCTGCCAGCAGCCAACATGGCTGGACCACCGTTTCCTGCACCGCCCCGTGCCAAGATGGTGGTACTTCCGGTCCTGGGCGGCCCGCagggaagatggcggagaagcgGCGGCCCACGGCGCCGGTGGCCGGGACTTCGGAGGCTCGGCGGGCGAGCCCGGCACGGGGCCTGGCTACCGAAAGCGAGGAGGAGTTCCTGCGGCAGGCCGGGGTGACGGCTATGCTTCGCGCGGCGCTGCTCAAGGTGCTGGAAGCGCGACCCGATGAGCCGCTCCCTTTCCTGGCGCACTACTTCGACAACCTGGGCCTGCGCTCGCCCGCCAACGGCGGCGCCGGGGAGCCTCCGGGCCTGCTTCTCCTGCAGCAGCAGCGCATCGGCCGCGCCTTGTGGCACCTACGCCTGGCTCACCACTCCCAGAG GACGGCCTTCAACAACAACGTCAGCGTGGCCTACGAGTGCCTGAGTGCCAGCGGCCGGAAGAAGAGGCCGGGTCTCGATGGGCGCACCTACAGCGAGCTGCTGAAGCGCATCTGCAGAGACGGGGAGGCCCCCGAGGAGATCGTGTCTCCCCTCCTGCGGAAGATCCAGTGCCGGGACCACGAGGCTGTCCCCTTCGACATCTTCCGCTATGGCATGCTCACCTGCTTTGTGCTTCTGGAGTTCGTGTCCCGGGCAGATGCTCTCTACGAGGTCCTGGATGACTCAGGACAGGCTGACCGCCGAGTGTGCCAGGCAGTGCTAGACACCCTGGAGGGGGCCCTGTTGGCAGGGGACTTTGAAGCTCCCAGCCGATACCTCGAGGCCGGCTCTCAGCTGGGCCCCGACTGCCTCGCCCTGGCCATGGACCGGGCCCTGCTGGCCCGCAAGCCTAACTCGTCCATGCTGAGGGACGAGTTCCTAGAGAAAGCTGCTACCCTGTTTATTGCCAAGGTTAGGCCTGTGGGCTAA